In the genome of Arabidopsis thaliana chromosome 4, partial sequence, the window GCAAAGTCAGAAGCCCGTAACTTGAAGATCCGCGTAGACAAGGTTTTGAGTGAAAATCCAAGTATATTCCCTCTGGCTAACACAGTGAATCCACTTGGAGCTGCTGATGTATACACCAGCTCAGAACAACAAAAGCCCCTGCTGGCTATCAAAAACGAAGATGAGAAATCGATCATCTCTGAAGAAAAACCGGTGAAATCTGCTTCAGTTTCATCTCATCACGTCTCACCTGAAGACGACGAGACAACAGATATTTTACTGTCTGAGATTCTAGCATCAAAGCGAAGGGAAGGGAAATCTATTATTCCCGATAAGAATCTAGTGAAGACAGAACAAGCTTCAATTGAGGAAGGTCCATCAAGACCTGTAAGTTTTCCGCTAACTCAGTGTAACTTTGCTAAACCCTTTTGGTCTCATATGCCATTCTAACACAACGCAGGTAAGGAAAAGAACACCGCGCAATCGTGAAATCATTACGAAGGAAGAGAGTAACCCAAAGAGGCGTCGGGTTTCAAGAGAGAAGCCAAAGTCTAATGCTGTGATGGCTTCTAGGTTTTCCAACAGGAAGAGAAAGCGAGGAAAACGAAGGTCAGGCTCTGCCGGGTTACGAAGAAGATCCTGAAGAAGGTTTGGAAACTTTCAAGTAACTAATCGGATCTTGtgttaaaaagtaaaaattgttCATTCTAAGATATTCTTAACTCTTAAGCCTTTAAAGtacaaagaaatatttatagtGGCTgtgttttgattcttcatGTCAACAATATATTCAAACTACATCAACTTTTGAACTTTACTTCTATAATTTAGagtgtatatatttttctctattttgtattatcaatcaatcatgTTTTATATCTTGTCGGtgctaagttttttttgtttggaaaagaaagaaagcttAGTTAAAACACTATTTCAAATACATTCGTCTAGAGAGTTTGGCAGAGACAATGGCTAAAATGGTGACCGTAGGGACGAATATAACATCAGGTATAagtttgattaattttaactGAGGAACATTCTCTCCTGCTCTCTTAGCCGCCATTGCCGCCGGTGGAGATACTATTCCGGTGATCATAGTGACATCATCGAGTTTACTTGGCTTCACGCTCTTTGACATGAACTCAatgaacaattttttcttctcttcttcgtctttcgCTTCCTTCCACCGCGCGAAACAAACCTGTTTAGATCATTCAACATtgtgttaaaaatatagagaaattATTATAAGATTCTTTGTGTGATTTTGATAGAGGAGAGGACTCACCTTTATTTGGTCCGGGGTTGGGAAATCGAAGTGCCTGCCTGGTAAAGCCGAGTTGAAGTTGCTGCACTCAATAGATAaaattccttttaaaaaaaaaaatgttggcCAACATAACCATTGTTTTCGAATGATCAAATAATGAAACAATCCTTACTTAAAGATGTCTAAAACAGCAACGTGGAAATCGTCGAAGTTGTTGATAGCTTTTTGGGTAAATTGTTTGTAGAGTGAACCCATTACCATATTCATCATCTGCGTCGGTGGTACCCCTAGGCCAAATATCGAAATCTATTTAGAAAGATATATAGGACGAAAATTTGTCAAAACGGTTATATAACGATTTGAGTCGATAATTGTTAGGttaaaaaattgcaaaaccTTTTCCGAGAAAGCCCATTGAACTACCCATATTGTCTAGAAGTTAGTCtttaggaagaagaaaatgttatgtttatatacaaatttgtatTGGTGTGTGGAATCAGAGACTTGGCTTGGTGGGTTTGTGTCTTTGCAAAGCCAAGAATCTTGAATCTCTACACAAGACCTTGGTTCAAGTATAACTTGTGCTTTACTTACAAAATCTTAGCCATTTCTTCACAGTTGAGTAATGTACTTTTAATAAAAGCATGGGGAATATGACTTGTCCTCTATTCTCACTTTCTTTTTGCCTACCATATTAGATAtccattaatttttttctttttcaaatctaGTTCTCTAAGGAACaagacaaaaatatgaatctaGCTATTTGAAAGGTACAATAAAAAGCATTGTATTATATGATTGGTTGGATCTATACATGTTTAGTAATAAATTTTAGACAATTCATTTATAGCAACTTGGCCACTTGAGTTGGGTATCAGATATGaattcaataaatatttacCAACTTCACATTATAAAAGACTAAGATCCAACTAAGTAGCTGACACTTTCATTCTCGCATAATTATACTCCaattgtaaatatttgtttaaagaaaCACATGTAATTGGTTTCAAACGTAAATATCAACATTTGATTTACTAACactttaaacatttaaaagactaaaacaaattatgtaaCTGCTTTGCTTATTGTTACATAGACGTTACTTACacaaacattttattttagagtAAATGTCCATAATTCTGCattaaaattgaatgtgtCATTTTCAATAAAGAACTCGGACCCATCACTAAAGGACTTTTgtctgcaaaagaaaagaacaatcaaTGTGTAAAACAGTATTTTCATCACTGACAGATATGAATTCTTATTAtttccatataaataaaataaaagaaaacaaactgtataatcaattaaataatacTCATTACCAAATTCgtaaagaaagagacaatGGTAGggtcaaaaatataaaaactaaaaaatatcaGAGGTGaaatgataaataatttagaaTGCCATAACGAGAACGGCCCATGCGGTTGCAACCGCTCCCACCGCTACATTCCTCAACACCCTTGTGCTCGCTGCTCCGCTCTGCATTCAATtccatattttcattttagttaATCGAATATGTAATTACTAAatcaatataacaaaaattgaaaatctaTGTTCACTGTTTTGAAATGTCTCATTGGTTATTTTTAACATTGATACTCGAACTTGTGACGGTAGATAAATATCAACATTGTTGATATAAGCTAATGTACCTGATCGTCGGCGGAAGGACCGGGAGAAAAAGCGTCGGAGTTAGGTCCGGGAGATTCAGTCGGTGGTGCAGGTGGACCGAGAAGTTCCGGAGCCGGAGCAGGTGCAGCTTGATGCTTTTTCGATTTCTTTGTAGTCTTCTTATGCTTGCTTGGAGCAGGAGCCGGTACATCAGCAACCGGAGCGGCTACCGGAGCTGGAGGAGAATCAGCTACTGGTGCTGGAACCGGTGGAGAGCTCACTGGAGAAGAAACCATTGGTGCAGGAACCGGAGGAGAGCTCTCTGGAACAGGTGTCGGTGGTGGAGACGACTCGCTAACAGGAGCCGGAGATTTTGGTGACTCAACCGGTGAAGAAGCCGAAGCAGTTGGAGTTTTCGCCGGAGCCGTAGTGGGAGAAGTAACGGCGGGGGATTTAGTAGGGGAAGTAGTTGGAGCAGAAGGAGTGGTGGGAGATTTGGTCGGAGAAGAGATAGGAGATTGGCC includes:
- a CDS encoding calcium ion-binding protein (BEST Arabidopsis thaliana protein match is: Calcium-binding EF hand family protein (TAIR:AT1G64850.1); Has 30201 Blast hits to 17322 proteins in 780 species: Archae - 12; Bacteria - 1396; Metazoa - 17338; Fungi - 3422; Plants - 5037; Viruses - 0; Other Eukaryotes - 2996 (source: NCBI BLink).) encodes the protein MGSSMGFLGKGVPPTQMMNMVMGSLYKQFTQKAINNFDDFHVAVLDIFNNFNSALPGRHFDFPTPDQIKVCFARWKEAKDEEEKKKLFIEFMSKSVKPSKLDDVTMITGIVSPPAAMAAKRAGENVPQLKLIKLIPDVIFVPTVTILAIVSAKLSRRMYLK
- a CDS encoding calcium ion-binding protein yields the protein MMNMVMGSLYKQFTQKAINNFDDFHVAVLDIFNNFNSALPGRHFDFPTPDQIKVCFARWKEAKDEEEKKKLFIEFMSKSVKPSKLDDVTMITGIVSPPAAMAAKRAGENVPQLKLIKLIPDVIFVPTVTILAIVSAKLSRRMYLK
- the AGP18 gene encoding arabinogalactan protein 18 → MMFCFSTATSVCDPFLIQRSRSLLIAYIKLTSLTSNKQHAWLNSISTLTITSKFKLFFFFLFDPNFNKIMDRNFLLTVTLICIVVAGVGGQSPISSPTKSPTTPSAPTTSPTKSPAVTSPTTAPAKTPTASASSPVESPKSPAPVSESSPPPTPVPESSPPVPAPMVSSPVSSPPVPAPVADSPPAPVAAPVADVPAPAPSKHKKTTKKSKKHQAAPAPAPELLGPPAPPTESPGPNSDAFSPGPSADDQSGAASTRVLRNVAVGAVATAWAVLVMAF
- the AGP18 gene encoding arabinogalactan protein 18 (arabinogalactan protein 18 (AGP18); BEST Arabidopsis thaliana protein match is: arabinogalactan protein 17 (TAIR:AT2G23130.1); Has 30201 Blast hits to 17322 proteins in 780 species: Archae - 12; Bacteria - 1396; Metazoa - 17338; Fungi - 3422; Plants - 5037; Viruses - 0; Other Eukaryotes - 2996 (source: NCBI BLink).), which encodes MDRNFLLTVTLICIVVAGVGGQSPISSPTKSPTTPSAPTTSPTKSPAVTSPTTAPAKTPTASASSPVESPKSPAPVSESSPPPTPVPESSPPVPAPMVSSPVSSPPVPAPVADSPPAPVAAPVADVPAPAPSKHKKTTKKSKKHQAAPAPAPELLGPPAPPTESPGPNSDAFSPGPSADDQSGAASTRVLRNVAVGAVATAWAVLVMAF